The stretch of DNA CCTTCAGCCGCTTTTTGTCGTCGTTAAGAAAGTCCTCGCGATTGAGCGTGCTTTTGCCCAGATCTTCGCAAAAGTGCGACGAGTTCGACCCGCTGCCGCCGTTGCCGATGATGAACACAAAGCGATCGTTTTCGTAGGCTTCGTAAATGTCATTGCTCAGCCCTTCGATTTGGCTCAGGTCGAGCGTATCGAAGACTTCGCTACAACGGTCCAGGTAATCTTTCGGATTCAGTGTCGCACCCAACATGGTCGTGGTCTTTCTGCTTTTCTGCTTGCGAAATATGTTTTACCCCCCGGCAGAGCCGGGGGCTGAGAGATCGTTAATTTGCCGAAACGCCCACCCCGTAGCCCCCGGCTCTGCCGGGGGGTGATTCGCCCATAGGGTCCGCACAGCGGACGCAACGACTGCAAGGGGGGATTTCACCGGCGAACGCATAATTTAGCAGGTTCGCCACCGGCGGACCAGTTCGCAGGCATCTCACTCCAGTGCGACCCAATATTGCCGTCCGCCTCTGTCGCCGATATATTAGTATTCGTTGAAATGTCCAGCCATTGACGGCCGACTCACGGGAAAGTGGTGACCTTTATGTTCTCCATCCACGATACGCCCCATGCCTTGTGTGACGGGATTTCCCGTCGCGAAGTGCTGCGTATTGGGGGGCTGAGTACATTTGGCCTGACGCTGCCCGGTTTGTTGCAAGCGAAAGAACAGTCCTCGCTCGTCACCGACGATCCGATGTTTGGGCGGGCGAAGAATGTGATTTATGTCTGGCTGCAGGGCGGACCGCCGCAGCATGAGACGTTTGATCCCAAGCCGCACGCTCCGCTGGAAATCCGCGGCCCGTTTCAACCGATTCAAACCAGAATCCCCGGTGAGAACTTCTGCGAGTTGCTCCCCCGCACGGCGCGGATCGCGCATAAGTTGGCCATCGTGCGTTCGTTGGCGACGGATAACAACATCCACTCGTCCAGCGCCTACGAAGTGCTGACCGGTTATCCGTATCGCGGGCCGAACGCGCGCACGATTACGCCGACCGACTGGCCTTACTTTGGCTCGCTGGTCAAAAAACTGAAACCGAGCGAGCGGTTGCCGGCGCTGTCGACGGTCTGGCTGCCGGACATTATGCGGCTGAATGAAAACGTGACCCCCGCCGGGCAGACGGGCGGATTTCTCGGACGGCAATGGGATCCCGACCGCTTTAAAGGAGACCCCAACGATCCGAACTTCGAAATCGAAGGCATGAACCTCACCGGCATTGAACCGCTACGGCTGAACCAGCGGATTTCATTGCTCAAACAATTCGAACAACGCTTCGACACCATCGAACGCGATCGCGCCGCCGATGTGTATGACACGTTCCAAGGCCAAGCACTCGACCTGCTGACCAGCGCGCGGGTCCGCGAGGCATTTCGTATTCAAAACGAACCGGACAAAGTCCGCGATCGCTACGGCCGCACCAAGTGGGGGCAATGCTTGCTGCTGGCGCGTCGCATGGTGGAAGTCGGCGTGCGGTTGGTGCATGTGAATTGGACTCGCGAACCGGGAGACTCGGCTGTCGACAATCCCATGTGGGACACACACGCTCAAAACGCTGACCGTGTCGAAGACGTGTTGTGCCCGATGTTCGATGTCGGCTTTACCGCTTTGATCGACGATCTCGATCAACGGGGCTTGCTGGATGAAACATTGGTGGTCGCCATCGGCGAATTCGGTCGCACTCCGAAGATCAATCGCTCCGGCGGCCGCGATCATTGGGGGCCGGTGTTCAGTTTTGCCATGGCCGGAGCGGGGATCTCCGAAGGACAGGTCTACGGCGCCAGCGATAAAACCGGCGGGTACCCGGCGCGCGATCGGGTGAGTGGCGGCGACGTGACGGCCACGATCTTCCATCTGCTGGGGATCGACCACACCACGCGATTCAAAGACACCGAAGGCCGCGAACATTCGCTCACCGGCGGCCAACCGATTTACGGTTTGATGGGCAACGAACCGGCACTTAAAAAGCCAGCCATTCCGGGCGGCAACATCGCCCGGGTCCCGATGTACTCCACCGACCTGTTGCTCGATAAGGATTTGGCAGGCGAGATGCCGTTGATGCCGGTGACGACCGGTTCGCGCCCCAAGGGTTGGCGAGCTGCTCCCCTGCCGGAGGGGAAACCGGAAAGCGCCTTCGCTGTCCGTCACATTGTCAGCGACGATGCACACCATGTTGCCCTCGGTTTTGGTGGCGAAACCGCTGTGACAATTCCCGCCGACGCGACGGCACTGTTGGCCCAAGAGATGCGTAACCCGCGTGCGGGATCGTTCCAAATGACGGTCCGCGCCTGTGTGACAGCTGCCAACGAGCAAGCCTATCAAGAGTTGTTCGCGAATCATTTCCGCTGCCGAATGGTGATGTTTCGCTTTGCCGATGGGGACAAGAATCCCACGAAGCGTCAAGAACTCGGCACGCTCGAATTCCAGCCGCCATTTTCCCCAAGTGGCGCTCCGCGCTACGGCAGCTTCGAACTCACCCACCGCCTCGACAGCCCCGCCCCCGGCGCAAATTTCAGCATCGGCCGCGGCTTGGCGATCGCCGTCCTGCTGGAAAAGACTTCCCCCGGCGAACTAAATGTCCCCGCCGGCACACCCCCGGTGTCACTGTGCATCGACCACATTGATTTGCGGTTTGATAGCCGTGTGATCAACGGTGATGTGCAGGTTTGAGAGTTGCTGAATGCGGTGTTGCAATTACGTGGCAACGCCTAGGAGCATGTCATGAGGCAAGAAATGCTCGACCACAACTACGAATTGGCGGATGGATATCGTCGTGAAGAGGGACGGCCTGATAACTACCGGCACGCGATCGCGTTGTGTCGTGAGGGTGACGCCGCCGACGATCCCAGGTTCACGAATATGCTCGGCTATTTCTCCGAACACGGCTTTGGGGTGAAGCAAGATGAATCGAAGGCGCTGAAGTATTATGAGCGGGCTGCCGGGTTAGGACTGGCGATTGCGAAATACAACTGTGGCGTGATGTATGCGGAGCGGGGGGCGCAGGAACGCGCGGTCGCATCGTGGCGCGAGGCGGCAGAAATGGACGAAACCTATTCAATGCTCAAATTGGGCTGGGCCTACGAACATGGTCTTGGCGTACCGCAGAATTGCGCCGAAAGCGTGCAGTATTACGAAACGGCCGCGGAACACAAAAACGCCTTGGGCGCGCTGGAACTCATCAGGCTCATGCGCGAGGAAAAAGGAATCGAAAAAAACATCAGCCGAATGGTGGAACTTCTTGATTTGGCCCGCGAACAAGACCATCCCGATGCTTGGCTCGAAACCGGGCTGATGTATGACAATGGTGATCTGCCAGCAGAAAATCAGCGCAATGAAGCAATGTCATACTTCGAAAAAGCAGCAGAACTTGGCTCGACCGTTGCGCAGGAATGGTGCGGCGAACGCTATGCCATGGGCATCAGAGATGTTAAGCGTGACATCACTAAGGGAATTGGTTTCCTCAAACAAGCGGCAGCAGCAGGTCGTCCTCGCGCAAAATACGTATTGGCCTGCTTGCACGCCTCGGGTGAGGGCGTAACGCAAGACTACGAAATCGCGTTTCAACTTTGCCAAGAAGCTGCGGAAACTGGCGAGCCGGCTGCTCAGAAAATGCTGGCGATGATGCACAACGACGGTTTGGGCCTCTGATTCGCTCAATCCAGTTCGCCCCCCACCCCGCTATCAACGCGATACAATCTCTCCTATAATGTGCTGCGTAACGTCTTTTCGCCCATATCTCCGCGGCTGGTCCGCGTTATCACATCAGGACTGATGATTCATGTCACATTGCCTTGTTACCGGCGGCGCCGGGTTTATTGGGAGTCATCTCACGGAACTGTTGCTTGCCGATGGGCATGAGGTGACCGTGCTGGATAACCTGTCCACCGGAGAGCAGGGGAATCTGCGCGGCGTGAGTGATCATCCACGGTTTCGTTTTTTGGCTGGGTCGATTACCGATCCGGTGATGATGAGCGAAGCGGTGAGCGGTGTGGACGTGATTTATCACTTGGCCGCTGCCGTCGGTGTGCGGCTGGTTGCTGAAGATCCCGTCCGCACGATCGAAACCAACATCTATCCCACCGAAGTGCTGTTGCGATTAGCGGTACAAGGGGGGCAAAAGTTTTTTCTCGCCTCGACCAGCGAAGTCTACGGCAAGAATTTCAAGGAATCGTGGGCCGAAGAGGACGACCTGCATTTCGGCGCCACGACGCGGCCCCGTTGGGCGTATGGTTGCAGCAAAGCGATCGATGAATTTTTGGCGCTGGCGTATTCAAAAAAGTACAACCTGAATGTGGTGATCGGCCGATTCTTTAATGTCGTCGGGCCGCGGCAGGTCGGGAATTACGGGATGGTGATCCCTCGTTTCGTCGATCAAGCCTTAGCGGGTGGACCGGTGATTGTTTACGACGATGGCGGACAAGAACGATGCTTTGGGCATGTCGGCGAAGTGGCTGGCATCGTCAAGGATCTGATGGACGAACCTTCGGCCGCGGGTAATGTGTTCAACATTGGCAGCGATCAATCGGTTTCGATTCGTGAGTTAGCTGAAGCGGTCGTTGCCAAGGTCGATCCCAAAATTGCGATCGAGTACATCCCCTACAGCGAAGCCTATGGCGACGATTTCGAAGACATCCGCCGCCGCGTCCCCGATGTGGCCAAGTTAGAAAAAACACTCGGCCGCAAACCGGTCATGCCGCTGGATCAAATCTTGGATGACATCATTGCCGCGAAACGCGCCGACAATTAGTGCGGGAGCGGTGTGGCTAGCAGGTCTACGAACGATGTCGTGTTTTGCAGGTCAAACCTCGCGGCGCTGTACCTGCACGCGATAGGGCGGTTGGGCTTTGATGACTTCATAGGGAGGACTTGCGGCGAAGTCGTTGAAGAGCGATTGCGCGCGCTCGTTGTTGACGTCTCCCGCGTGGGCGTGGAGTGCGAAGCGCAACTGGAGCGGTTGGTCCTTGGTGATTTCGATGCCGTTGTGCATGCAGACCGACGCAGCCATCCAGCCGTCCTTGCGGACGTGCCAACTGTTGGGCGTGTGGGGGTTCGTGGGGTGGCTGAAGTAGGTGATGCCTTCGGTGATCTCATTCGTGATCGGGCCACTGTAGTCCATCCATTCGGCCGGTTTGCCAAAGATGTCCGCTTCGCCTTTTACTCCGCTGCTGTTGGTTAATTGCCCGCCGCCATAGGCGTGGCTGATCGACTTGGCCATCCGCACCGCCAAAAACGCGAAGTTGGTCTTTTCCAACAGCAACGAATTGCCGGCCGGCGTAAAGCGGGTTTGCAATTCGAGCCAGGTTTCGCCATCAGGGAGAGGACGCAAAGCGGCGATCAGTCGTTGTTGCATCAACTTCGCCGCATGTCCGTCGTACCAACCGATGTCGGTGACCATCACCGCTTCGTCTTCGCCATCCTGGTAATGCACCCAATCGTCCTGCCGCGCGCGATTGTTGTTCTTGTCCCCCCAGAAATCGAGACCGGCGACTTTGTGGTGCGCAAACCAGATCGATTTATGATGATCGTGATCCGGTGCCGCAGGATGTCCCATACGGGTGAGTGGTTTTCCGCTGGGGCCGAGCAGCGGATAAAAATGCGGCCGGGTATAGCGCGTCGCCGCATGCCACCGTAGGCGTTCAGTCCCTTCGACCTGAAAGGAGACCTGGGAATCAGCAATCGGAACGGCTTGCACGCGGGGGATTTTGTAGGTCATGGGAGATACCGAACTCACAGAAATAGTTTGACGAAAGGGGGCTACTAAGCAGGCGTTTCAATGGGCGCAGCATGATCGCCCCACTTGAGCGGATGACGGTGAACGGGGCCGGGCGGCGATGCGGCTAACATCGCCGGGATGAACGCGGCGACTGTTAAAACAACGTATAGATAAACGGCGCCGCCCCAGTGGAACCCAGTAGCACCAACAGACCAACCAGTCCCAAGACAGTGACGATGGGAATCATCCACCACGCTTTGTTTTCGATGATGAACATGCCGAATTCTTGCACAAGCGAAAGCGGCTTTTCCTCGCCCGCTTGTTCGAATTCGGTTTTCGCTTCGGTGTTTGATTCATTCGGTTCAGGTTCGGCCTGCGGCGACATGCTCAATTTTCCCTTACCTGAGATGTGGATGCCCAGCGGCATCGCCACATTTGTTTGTTATGTTTGGCGGTAATACCTGGTGGCGTCGCGTGGTTGCGATTTTGGTTGCCAATAACTGGTGGAGCTACGCGCGGTTTTCAACTGCAGGGCATCGCGGCGCATCAATCGGAAAATGATTCCGATGGGCAGAAAAACACCGAAATAGACACACAGCATGCCCAGTTCCCCGAGCACCAATCCCACGGGAATGGCCACGATCATCATTGCCAAGAACACGGGGCGAATGCCGCGTGGCCAAACCAAACCGAGGATTGCTAGCGCCACCCCCACCA from Symmachiella dynata encodes:
- a CDS encoding PmoA family protein, coding for MTYKIPRVQAVPIADSQVSFQVEGTERLRWHAATRYTRPHFYPLLGPSGKPLTRMGHPAAPDHDHHKSIWFAHHKVAGLDFWGDKNNNRARQDDWVHYQDGEDEAVMVTDIGWYDGHAAKLMQQRLIAALRPLPDGETWLELQTRFTPAGNSLLLEKTNFAFLAVRMAKSISHAYGGGQLTNSSGVKGEADIFGKPAEWMDYSGPITNEITEGITYFSHPTNPHTPNSWHVRKDGWMAASVCMHNGIEITKDQPLQLRFALHAHAGDVNNERAQSLFNDFAASPPYEVIKAQPPYRVQVQRREV
- a CDS encoding DUF1501 domain-containing protein, producing the protein MFSIHDTPHALCDGISRREVLRIGGLSTFGLTLPGLLQAKEQSSLVTDDPMFGRAKNVIYVWLQGGPPQHETFDPKPHAPLEIRGPFQPIQTRIPGENFCELLPRTARIAHKLAIVRSLATDNNIHSSSAYEVLTGYPYRGPNARTITPTDWPYFGSLVKKLKPSERLPALSTVWLPDIMRLNENVTPAGQTGGFLGRQWDPDRFKGDPNDPNFEIEGMNLTGIEPLRLNQRISLLKQFEQRFDTIERDRAADVYDTFQGQALDLLTSARVREAFRIQNEPDKVRDRYGRTKWGQCLLLARRMVEVGVRLVHVNWTREPGDSAVDNPMWDTHAQNADRVEDVLCPMFDVGFTALIDDLDQRGLLDETLVVAIGEFGRTPKINRSGGRDHWGPVFSFAMAGAGISEGQVYGASDKTGGYPARDRVSGGDVTATIFHLLGIDHTTRFKDTEGREHSLTGGQPIYGLMGNEPALKKPAIPGGNIARVPMYSTDLLLDKDLAGEMPLMPVTTGSRPKGWRAAPLPEGKPESAFAVRHIVSDDAHHVALGFGGETAVTIPADATALLAQEMRNPRAGSFQMTVRACVTAANEQAYQELFANHFRCRMVMFRFADGDKNPTKRQELGTLEFQPPFSPSGAPRYGSFELTHRLDSPAPGANFSIGRGLAIAVLLEKTSPGELNVPAGTPPVSLCIDHIDLRFDSRVINGDVQV
- a CDS encoding SEL1-like repeat protein is translated as MRQEMLDHNYELADGYRREEGRPDNYRHAIALCREGDAADDPRFTNMLGYFSEHGFGVKQDESKALKYYERAAGLGLAIAKYNCGVMYAERGAQERAVASWREAAEMDETYSMLKLGWAYEHGLGVPQNCAESVQYYETAAEHKNALGALELIRLMREEKGIEKNISRMVELLDLAREQDHPDAWLETGLMYDNGDLPAENQRNEAMSYFEKAAELGSTVAQEWCGERYAMGIRDVKRDITKGIGFLKQAAAAGRPRAKYVLACLHASGEGVTQDYEIAFQLCQEAAETGEPAAQKMLAMMHNDGLGL
- a CDS encoding DUF5989 family protein; protein product: MSPQAEPEPNESNTEAKTEFEQAGEEKPLSLVQEFGMFIIENKAWWMIPIVTVLGLVGLLVLLGSTGAAPFIYTLF
- a CDS encoding NAD-dependent epimerase/dehydratase family protein, whose product is MSHCLVTGGAGFIGSHLTELLLADGHEVTVLDNLSTGEQGNLRGVSDHPRFRFLAGSITDPVMMSEAVSGVDVIYHLAAAVGVRLVAEDPVRTIETNIYPTEVLLRLAVQGGQKFFLASTSEVYGKNFKESWAEEDDLHFGATTRPRWAYGCSKAIDEFLALAYSKKYNLNVVIGRFFNVVGPRQVGNYGMVIPRFVDQALAGGPVIVYDDGGQERCFGHVGEVAGIVKDLMDEPSAAGNVFNIGSDQSVSIRELAEAVVAKVDPKIAIEYIPYSEAYGDDFEDIRRRVPDVAKLEKTLGRKPVMPLDQILDDIIAAKRADN